A region from the Pseudonocardia petroleophila genome encodes:
- a CDS encoding AMP-binding protein: MTLHLSAVLGALPGRSDDDAVLRFGDAVWTLRELRTRGDRLAAALRARGVGPGDRVAFHDTTSPHTFVALRAVTHLGAVLVPLNWRLTPTGLAELIADCDARVVLAGPGAPHALPGAVALDDLVAEAGADPGPVVGGPDDVAVQMYSSGTTGVPKGVLLTHRNLLGKFVGRPSVWGVGPGDVVLATMPYFHIGGLGWALAGLVHGAVVVAGPALGPAETAEQVRRTGVTHAFWVPAVLVALLDAGVDLAMPDLRVVVYGAAPLERSVLDVALMVLDCDLVQGYGLTETTGQVLSLSAEDHRRWAGAPGPLPTGRPDPGVEVRIRPLPGDGATAPDGIGEIEIRGEQVTPGYWRLPDARPVDEDGWLRTGDCGRSDDDGYVWVVDRIKDLIISGGENITPAEIEAVLDEHPMVRECCVVARASRRWGEVPLAVVVPVDHAQADADTLLAHCAARLPAFRRPAAVEFAGELPRNAIGKVLKNEVRRRFAGADGGAR; encoded by the coding sequence ATGACGCTGCACCTCTCCGCCGTGCTCGGCGCGCTCCCCGGCCGGTCCGACGACGACGCCGTGCTGCGGTTCGGCGACGCCGTCTGGACCCTGCGCGAGCTCCGCACCCGCGGTGACCGGCTGGCCGCGGCGCTGCGGGCCCGGGGCGTCGGGCCGGGCGACCGGGTGGCCTTCCACGACACCACGTCGCCGCACACGTTCGTCGCGCTCCGGGCGGTGACCCACCTCGGCGCCGTGCTCGTGCCCCTGAACTGGCGGCTGACCCCGACCGGCCTGGCCGAGCTGATCGCCGACTGCGACGCCCGGGTCGTCCTCGCCGGACCCGGGGCCCCGCACGCGCTGCCCGGTGCCGTCGCGCTGGACGACCTCGTCGCGGAGGCGGGAGCCGACCCCGGCCCGGTCGTCGGCGGACCCGACGACGTGGCCGTCCAGATGTACTCCTCGGGCACCACCGGCGTCCCCAAGGGCGTGCTGCTGACCCATCGCAACCTGCTCGGCAAGTTCGTCGGCCGCCCGTCGGTGTGGGGGGTCGGACCCGGCGACGTCGTGCTCGCGACGATGCCGTACTTCCACATCGGCGGACTGGGCTGGGCGCTCGCGGGCCTCGTGCACGGCGCCGTGGTCGTCGCGGGTCCGGCGCTCGGCCCGGCCGAGACCGCCGAGCAGGTGCGGCGCACCGGCGTGACGCACGCCTTCTGGGTGCCCGCCGTCCTCGTCGCGCTCCTCGACGCGGGCGTCGACCTGGCGATGCCGGACCTGCGGGTGGTCGTGTACGGCGCCGCGCCGCTGGAACGGTCCGTGCTCGACGTCGCCCTCATGGTCCTGGACTGCGATCTGGTGCAGGGCTACGGGCTCACGGAGACCACCGGGCAGGTGCTGAGCCTCTCGGCCGAGGACCACCGGCGGTGGGCCGGCGCACCCGGGCCGCTGCCGACCGGGCGGCCCGACCCGGGCGTCGAGGTGCGGATCCGGCCGCTGCCCGGTGACGGGGCGACCGCACCGGACGGGATCGGGGAGATCGAGATTCGCGGTGAGCAGGTCACGCCCGGCTACTGGCGCCTCCCCGACGCCCGGCCCGTCGACGAGGACGGCTGGCTGCGCACCGGGGACTGCGGGCGCAGCGACGACGACGGCTACGTGTGGGTCGTCGACCGGATCAAGGATCTGATCATCAGCGGCGGGGAGAACATCACCCCGGCCGAGATCGAGGCGGTGCTCGACGAGCACCCGATGGTCCGCGAGTGCTGCGTGGTCGCCCGCGCGTCCCGCCGGTGGGGTGAGGTGCCGCTCGCCGTCGTCGTGCCGGTCGACCACGCGCAGGCCGACGCCGACACCCTGCTCGCCCACTGCGCCGCGCGGCTCCCCGCCTTCCGGCGACCCGCCGCGGTCGAGTTCGCCGGGGAACTGCCCCGCAACGCGATCGGCAAGGTGCTCAAGAACGAGGTGCGCCGCCGCTTCGCGGGCGCCGACGGAGGTGCGCGGTGA
- a CDS encoding acetyl-CoA acetyltransferase, with translation MTVHVLGGAQTDFARVWSRESTEPIWAMLSAVVPAALADAGVDAADVEAGHVANLAGELFAGQAHLGAMLPALDPAWSDLPTSRHEAACASGGVALLAAAAEIEAGRYDAVLVVGVEQMRSVAGTEAARHLGSAAWVGRDEIRDGLPWPSLFEAIAQEVDDRYGLDRDHLTALAVAARERATHNPSAQTRSWHRSDADFAADDQTNPLVTGRMRQSDCGRITDGAAAVVLAGDAFTERWRRRHRAPAPPHLAGWGHRTATLSLADKLAASRGGPYLFPHLRRAVTEAYDRAGIGGPADLDVIETHDCFTITEYVALDHLGITPPGRNHEAVEDGRIFAGGAVPVNPSGGLLAAGHPVGATGVRMLLDLARQLTGRAEGYQVEGARRGAMLNIGGSAATVVTAVLAR, from the coding sequence GTGACCGTCCACGTGCTCGGAGGGGCGCAGACCGACTTCGCCAGGGTCTGGTCCCGGGAGTCCACCGAACCGATCTGGGCGATGCTCTCCGCCGTCGTCCCGGCCGCGCTGGCCGACGCCGGGGTCGACGCCGCCGACGTCGAGGCCGGGCACGTCGCCAACCTCGCGGGCGAGCTGTTCGCGGGCCAGGCGCACCTGGGGGCGATGCTGCCGGCCCTGGACCCCGCCTGGTCGGACCTCCCCACCTCCCGGCACGAGGCCGCCTGCGCCTCGGGCGGCGTCGCCCTGCTGGCCGCGGCCGCGGAGATCGAGGCGGGTCGCTACGACGCGGTGCTGGTCGTGGGCGTCGAGCAGATGCGCAGCGTCGCCGGGACCGAGGCGGCCCGGCACCTGGGTTCCGCGGCCTGGGTCGGGCGCGACGAGATCCGGGACGGCCTGCCGTGGCCGTCGCTGTTCGAGGCGATCGCCCAGGAGGTCGACGACCGGTACGGGCTCGACCGCGACCACCTGACCGCCCTCGCCGTCGCGGCCCGGGAGCGGGCCACGCACAACCCGTCGGCCCAGACCCGCTCGTGGCACCGGTCCGACGCCGACTTCGCCGCGGACGACCAGACGAACCCGCTGGTCACCGGCCGGATGCGGCAGAGCGACTGCGGCCGGATCACCGACGGCGCGGCCGCGGTGGTGCTGGCCGGGGACGCCTTCACCGAGCGGTGGCGACGGCGGCACCGGGCCCCGGCCCCACCGCACCTCGCCGGGTGGGGACACCGGACGGCGACGCTGTCGCTGGCCGACAAGCTCGCCGCGAGCCGGGGCGGGCCGTACCTGTTCCCGCACCTGCGGCGGGCCGTCACCGAGGCCTACGACCGCGCCGGGATCGGCGGGCCCGCCGACCTCGACGTGATCGAGACCCACGACTGCTTCACCATCACCGAGTACGTCGCGCTGGACCACCTCGGCATCACCCCGCCGGGCCGCAACCACGAGGCCGTCGAGGACGGGCGGATCTTCGCGGGCGGGGCCGTCCCGGTGAACCCGTCGGGCGGGCTGCTCGCCGCAGGGCACCCGGTCGGGGCGACGGGGGTCCGGATGCTGCTCGACCTCGCGCGGCAGCTCACCGGTCGGGCCGAGGGCTACCAGGTCGAGGGCGCCCGGCGCGGGGCGATGCTCAACATCGGGGGCAGCGCCGCGACCGTGGTGACCGCGGTGCTCGCCCGCTGA
- a CDS encoding helix-turn-helix domain-containing protein produces MPSAEEGRPALTESTGIGARVTALRGERGLSLSELARRAGIGKATLSGLESGTRNPTLETLYAVTSALGLPLTALVAAPGPVRGSAAEMALLRVFDDGPVTYELYRMHLPAGAAQTSPAHHAGVTEHVTVFAGTLEAGPTDAPRRAGPGEHLEWASDVPHGYAAGLDADVHASLLIRYPRP; encoded by the coding sequence ATGCCCAGCGCCGAGGAAGGCCGCCCCGCTCTGACGGAGAGCACCGGCATCGGCGCGCGCGTGACGGCCCTGCGCGGCGAACGGGGACTGTCGCTCTCGGAGCTGGCCCGGCGGGCGGGGATCGGGAAGGCGACGCTGTCCGGCCTGGAGTCCGGCACCCGCAACCCCACGCTGGAGACCCTCTACGCGGTGACGAGCGCGCTCGGCCTCCCCCTGACGGCCCTGGTCGCGGCGCCCGGACCGGTCCGCGGGTCGGCTGCGGAGATGGCCCTGCTGCGGGTGTTCGACGACGGCCCGGTCACCTACGAGCTCTACCGCATGCACCTGCCCGCCGGCGCCGCCCAGACCTCCCCGGCCCACCACGCGGGCGTCACCGAGCACGTCACCGTGTTCGCCGGGACGCTCGAGGCCGGCCCGACCGACGCCCCCCGGCGCGCGGGCCCCGGGGAGCACCTGGAGTGGGCGTCGGACGTGCCGCACGGCTACGCGGCGGGCCTCGACGCCGACGTGCACGCCAGCCTGCTGATCCGCTACCCCCGCCCCTGA
- a CDS encoding benzoate/H(+) symporter BenE family transporter: MQAVLAGIVAALVGFAGAFTVVLTGLRAAGADEAQAASGLLAVCVASGIVAVVLGLRYRMPISIAWSTPGAALLISAGTPDGGFPAAVGAFLLCGVLIVVAGLVPALARLVAAIPPHVAGAMLAGVLLPLCLAPVRAVAEVPLLAAPVVVVWVLVGRFARAWAVPGALVVAVGLIVATGPTVVGGAPAVVWTPPTFDLPALVGIGLPLFLVTMASQNVPGMAVLAQFGYRPPLRPILAATGVATVAGAPFGGHAVNLAAISAALAAGPEAGAPERRWIASVTNGVGLAVLGLGAGLATAVVVASPPVLIEAVAGLALLGALASSLAAAVADVDGREAAAVTFVVTAAGVAFLGLGSAFWGLLAGAAMTLLHRRRAAVPGPPTASGR, from the coding sequence GTGCAGGCGGTGCTGGCGGGGATCGTCGCGGCGCTGGTCGGGTTCGCGGGCGCGTTCACCGTGGTGCTGACGGGGCTGCGGGCGGCCGGGGCCGACGAGGCCCAGGCGGCGTCCGGGCTGCTCGCGGTGTGCGTCGCGTCCGGGATCGTGGCCGTCGTGCTCGGCCTGCGGTACCGGATGCCGATCAGCATCGCCTGGTCGACGCCCGGCGCCGCGCTGCTGATCTCCGCGGGCACCCCGGACGGCGGCTTCCCGGCGGCGGTCGGCGCGTTCCTGCTGTGCGGCGTGCTGATCGTCGTCGCCGGGCTGGTGCCCGCGCTGGCCCGGCTGGTGGCCGCGATCCCGCCGCACGTGGCCGGGGCGATGCTCGCCGGGGTGCTGCTGCCGCTGTGCCTGGCGCCGGTTCGGGCGGTCGCGGAGGTGCCGCTGCTGGCCGCGCCGGTGGTGGTCGTGTGGGTGCTGGTCGGGAGGTTCGCGCGGGCGTGGGCGGTGCCGGGGGCGCTGGTGGTGGCCGTCGGGCTGATCGTCGCGACCGGGCCGACGGTCGTCGGCGGGGCGCCCGCGGTCGTGTGGACGCCGCCGACGTTCGACCTGCCGGCGCTCGTCGGGATCGGGCTGCCGCTGTTCCTCGTCACGATGGCCTCGCAGAACGTGCCGGGGATGGCGGTGCTCGCGCAGTTCGGCTACCGGCCGCCGCTGCGGCCGATCCTGGCCGCCACCGGCGTCGCGACGGTCGCGGGCGCCCCGTTCGGCGGGCACGCCGTGAACCTGGCCGCGATCAGCGCCGCACTGGCCGCGGGGCCGGAGGCGGGTGCTCCGGAGCGGCGGTGGATCGCGTCGGTCACCAACGGGGTCGGGCTGGCGGTGCTCGGCCTGGGGGCGGGGCTCGCGACGGCGGTCGTGGTGGCGTCGCCACCCGTGCTGATCGAGGCCGTCGCCGGGCTGGCGCTGCTCGGGGCGCTGGCGTCGTCGCTGGCGGCTGCGGTGGCCGACGTCGACGGGCGGGAGGCCGCGGCCGTGACGTTCGTGGTGACGGCGGCCGGCGTCGCGTTCCTCGGGCTGGGCTCGGCGTTCTGGGGGCTGCTGGCCGGGGCGGCGATGACGCTGCTGCACCGGCGCCGCGCCGCCGTTCCGGGGCCGCCTACGGCGTCCGGCCGATGA
- a CDS encoding TIGR03086 family metal-binding protein: MTEQAERYRWIADGFTRRVAAVPPGAWDHPAPCEGWVARDVVRHLVEWIPGFFAGQWDLPPAEIPSVDDDPAAAWAALDALLRSALADPAVADAERDTPMGRNTFAATLDMIGTTDVFLHTWDLARATGGDERLDPDEVHRLYEGMLPLDEVLRTSGHYGPRVPVPDDADEQTKLLAFIGRTP; this comes from the coding sequence ATGACCGAGCAGGCCGAGCGCTACCGCTGGATCGCCGACGGGTTCACGAGGCGGGTCGCCGCCGTCCCGCCCGGTGCCTGGGACCACCCGGCGCCGTGCGAGGGCTGGGTCGCCCGGGACGTGGTGCGGCACCTCGTCGAGTGGATCCCGGGGTTCTTCGCGGGGCAGTGGGACCTGCCCCCGGCGGAGATCCCGTCCGTCGACGACGACCCCGCGGCCGCGTGGGCGGCGCTCGACGCCCTGCTCCGCTCGGCGCTGGCCGACCCCGCCGTCGCCGACGCCGAGCGCGACACCCCGATGGGCCGGAACACCTTCGCCGCGACCCTGGACATGATCGGCACCACCGACGTCTTCCTGCACACCTGGGACCTCGCCCGCGCCACCGGCGGCGACGAGCGGCTCGATCCCGACGAGGTGCACCGGCTCTACGAGGGGATGCTCCCGCTCGACGAGGTGCTGCGGACCAGCGGCCACTACGGCCCGCGCGTGCCCGTCCCCGACGACGCCGACGAGCAGACGAAGCTGCTGGCGTTCATCGGCCGGACGCCGTAG
- a CDS encoding M3 family metallopeptidase: protein MNPFLAPSPLPLGYPDLDAIREEHFAPAFTAGMAEQRAEIDAITANPEPATFANTIEALERSGATLRRVSAVFFTLVSAHSTPGIRAIEAEVAPRLAAHGDAITLDPALFARIEAVPADGLDGESRRLLERHHRDAVRAGARLGADEQRRLRQLNAELSALSTEFGARLLAGANAAAVPVDDPARLDGLSADTVAAVAARGDRIALVLPTAQPALASLTDRGLREELYTASVTRGAHGDEHDTREIVLRTVALRAERAALLGHPHHASWVVEEGTAGSVEAIDEMLAKLVPVAAANARAEAAELAETAGHAIEPWDRAFHAERLRKERFDLDSAALRPYLELERVLHDGVFFAAGRLYGLTFTERHDLPLHHPDVRVFDVADDDGPLGLFVADLYARDSKRGGAWMNSFVTQSRLLGTRPVVLNTLNIARGEPTLLTIDEVRTLFHEFGHALHGLLSDVEYPTFSGTGVPRDFVEYPSQVNEMWLEDPEVLANYARHHVTGEPLPVELVERLREARRFGEGTATTEYLAATLLDLAWHRLGPDARVDDVLAFEADALAAAGVDVPSAPPRYRSTYFNHVFGGGYSAGYYSYIWSEVLDADTVDWFAENGGLSRPNGDTFRRELLSRGGAVDPMEAYRAFRGRDPELAPLLTRRGLLG, encoded by the coding sequence GTGAACCCGTTCCTCGCCCCCAGTCCGCTGCCGCTCGGCTACCCCGACCTCGACGCGATCCGCGAGGAGCACTTCGCGCCCGCGTTCACCGCCGGGATGGCCGAGCAGCGGGCCGAGATCGACGCGATCACGGCGAACCCCGAGCCGGCCACGTTCGCGAACACGATCGAGGCGCTGGAGCGCTCCGGCGCCACCCTGCGCCGCGTGTCGGCGGTGTTCTTCACGCTCGTCAGCGCGCACAGCACGCCCGGGATCCGGGCGATCGAGGCCGAGGTGGCGCCGCGGCTCGCCGCGCACGGCGACGCGATCACGCTGGACCCGGCGCTGTTCGCGCGGATCGAGGCGGTCCCCGCAGACGGGCTCGACGGGGAGTCGCGGCGGCTGCTGGAGCGCCACCACCGCGACGCCGTGCGCGCCGGTGCCCGCCTCGGCGCCGACGAGCAGCGGCGGCTGCGCCAGCTGAACGCCGAGCTCTCCGCCCTGTCGACCGAGTTCGGGGCGCGGCTGCTCGCGGGGGCCAACGCGGCGGCCGTCCCGGTCGACGACCCGGCCCGCCTCGACGGCCTCTCCGCCGACACGGTCGCCGCCGTCGCCGCGCGGGGCGACCGGATCGCGCTGGTCCTGCCGACCGCGCAGCCCGCGCTGGCCTCGCTCACCGACCGCGGGCTGCGCGAGGAGCTGTACACGGCGTCGGTCACCCGGGGTGCGCACGGCGACGAGCACGACACCCGCGAGATCGTGCTGCGCACCGTCGCCCTGCGGGCCGAGCGCGCCGCGCTGCTCGGGCACCCGCACCACGCGAGCTGGGTCGTGGAGGAGGGCACCGCGGGGTCCGTCGAGGCGATCGACGAGATGCTGGCGAAGCTGGTGCCCGTGGCCGCCGCGAACGCCCGCGCCGAGGCCGCGGAGCTGGCGGAGACGGCGGGCCACGCGATCGAGCCGTGGGACCGGGCGTTCCACGCCGAGCGCCTGCGCAAGGAGCGCTTCGACCTCGACTCCGCCGCACTGCGCCCCTACCTCGAGCTCGAGCGCGTCCTGCACGACGGCGTCTTCTTCGCCGCGGGCCGGCTCTACGGCCTGACCTTCACCGAGCGCCACGACCTCCCGCTCCACCACCCCGACGTGCGGGTCTTCGACGTCGCCGACGACGACGGCCCGCTCGGGCTGTTCGTCGCCGACCTCTACGCCCGCGACTCCAAGCGCGGCGGCGCGTGGATGAACAGCTTCGTGACGCAGTCGCGGCTGCTCGGCACCCGGCCCGTCGTCCTCAACACGCTCAACATCGCGCGCGGGGAGCCCACCCTGCTGACGATCGACGAGGTCCGCACGCTGTTCCACGAGTTCGGGCACGCGCTGCACGGGCTGCTGTCCGACGTCGAGTACCCGACGTTCTCCGGGACCGGGGTGCCGCGCGACTTCGTGGAGTACCCGTCCCAGGTCAACGAGATGTGGCTGGAGGACCCGGAGGTCCTCGCGAACTACGCCCGCCACCACGTCACGGGGGAGCCGCTGCCCGTCGAGCTGGTGGAGCGGCTGCGGGAGGCGCGGCGCTTCGGCGAGGGCACGGCGACCACCGAGTACCTGGCCGCCACCCTGCTCGACCTGGCCTGGCACCGCCTCGGCCCGGACGCCCGCGTCGACGACGTGCTCGCGTTCGAGGCCGACGCGCTGGCGGCGGCCGGCGTCGACGTCCCGAGCGCACCCCCGCGCTACCGCTCCACGTACTTCAACCACGTGTTCGGCGGCGGTTACAGCGCCGGCTACTACTCCTACATCTGGAGCGAGGTGCTCGACGCCGACACCGTCGACTGGTTCGCCGAGAACGGCGGCCTGAGCAGGCCCAACGGCGACACCTTCCGGCGCGAGCTGCTCTCCCGCGGCGGCGCGGTCGACCCGATGGAGGCCTACCGCGCCTTCCGCGGACGCGACCCGGAGCTCGCCCCGCTGCTGACCCGTCGGGGCCTGCTCGGGTAG
- a CDS encoding nucleotide triphosphate diphosphatase NUDT15: protein MAQVRVGVAAVVDDGGRWLVLRRRGAHGAGTWGLPGGHQEFGESPEQTAVREVAEETGLTVVADARLGFTDDPMPEIGRHYVTLFVGCTVTGGRARVAEPDKASELAWLTPDELRARDDLFAPLRRFLAVSG from the coding sequence GTGGCGCAGGTGCGGGTGGGTGTGGCGGCGGTCGTCGACGACGGGGGCCGCTGGCTGGTGCTGCGCCGCCGCGGCGCGCACGGCGCCGGGACCTGGGGGTTGCCGGGCGGGCACCAGGAGTTCGGGGAGTCGCCCGAGCAGACCGCCGTGCGGGAGGTGGCCGAGGAGACCGGGCTGACGGTCGTCGCCGACGCCCGGCTGGGCTTCACCGACGACCCGATGCCCGAGATCGGGCGGCACTACGTGACGCTGTTCGTCGGCTGCACGGTGACCGGCGGCCGGGCGCGGGTGGCGGAGCCGGACAAGGCGTCGGAGCTGGCCTGGCTGACCCCCGACGAGCTCCGGGCCCGCGACGACCTGTTCGCGCCGCTGCGCCGGTTCCTCGCCGTGAGCGGATAG
- a CDS encoding GMC family oxidoreductase has translation MRDVVVVGGGSAGCALAGRLGPRALLLEAGPVSGLPELLDATSLAATAPDHPRNWAHEVLLRPGRPAVVPRGLGLGGSSAINGANWVRATRSEEWGPGWSWDDLLPFYERSESDPLHGTTGPVPVRRPSGDLLHPAASRFLDAARRLGFAAEPDKNAGAAPGAGVVPTNSVDGVRIDAATAYLGGEGGPAVRGDAPVDRVLFDGDRARGVLLADGEVVEAGEVVLAAGAVGTPRLLLRSGIGPGLRVDLPVGVDFSDHPAVFLPFAADDPPAHPHAPGSQVALNWDAGADPAGDVEVLAFVRPFAPGGPLHLMCALQHPDSRGLLTLDRIEYRYLRTEHDRRRLRHAIRTAADLLRAGVGTRVGPDGGVLGNDRTLDAWIADHLTTSVHLCGTAAIGRVVDPALRVLGVEGLRVADTSVLPTVPRRGPSATAVAIGERAAELVRG, from the coding sequence GTGCGGGACGTCGTGGTGGTGGGGGGCGGGTCGGCCGGGTGCGCGCTGGCCGGGCGGCTCGGCCCGCGGGCGCTGCTGCTGGAGGCCGGCCCGGTGTCCGGGCTCCCCGAGCTGCTCGACGCCACCTCGCTCGCCGCCACCGCCCCCGACCACCCGCGGAACTGGGCGCACGAGGTGCTCCTGCGTCCCGGGCGGCCCGCCGTGGTCCCGCGGGGGCTCGGTCTCGGCGGGTCGAGCGCGATCAACGGGGCCAACTGGGTGCGCGCGACCCGGTCGGAGGAGTGGGGCCCCGGCTGGAGCTGGGACGACCTCCTGCCGTTCTACGAGCGGTCCGAGTCCGACCCGCTGCACGGCACGACCGGGCCGGTGCCGGTGCGGCGGCCGTCCGGGGACCTGCTGCACCCCGCCGCCTCCCGCTTCCTCGACGCGGCGCGCCGGCTGGGCTTCGCGGCCGAGCCGGACAAGAACGCCGGTGCGGCCCCGGGCGCCGGGGTGGTGCCGACCAACAGCGTCGACGGGGTGCGGATCGACGCGGCGACGGCGTACCTGGGCGGGGAGGGGGGCCCGGCCGTGCGCGGTGACGCCCCGGTCGACCGGGTCCTGTTCGACGGCGACCGCGCGCGAGGCGTGCTGCTGGCGGACGGCGAGGTCGTCGAGGCGGGGGAGGTGGTGCTCGCGGCCGGGGCGGTCGGGACGCCGCGGCTGCTGCTGCGCTCCGGGATCGGGCCGGGGCTGCGCGTCGACCTCCCCGTCGGCGTCGACTTCTCCGACCACCCCGCCGTCTTCCTCCCCTTCGCCGCCGACGACCCGCCCGCGCACCCGCACGCACCCGGCAGCCAGGTGGCGCTGAACTGGGACGCGGGTGCCGACCCCGCCGGAGACGTCGAGGTGCTCGCGTTCGTCCGCCCGTTCGCCCCGGGCGGTCCGCTGCACCTGATGTGCGCGCTGCAGCACCCGGACAGCCGCGGGCTGCTCACCCTCGACCGCATCGAGTACCGCTACCTGCGCACCGAGCACGACCGCCGCCGATTGCGCCACGCGATCCGGACCGCGGCCGACCTGCTCCGGGCGGGCGTCGGCACCCGGGTGGGTCCCGACGGAGGGGTGCTGGGCAACGACCGCACCCTCGACGCCTGGATCGCCGACCACCTGACGACCTCGGTCCACCTGTGCGGCACCGCCGCGATCGGGCGGGTCGTGGACCCCGCGCTGCGCGTGCTCGGCGTCGAGGGGCTGCGGGTGGCCGACACGTCGGTGCTGCCGACGGTGCCGCGGCGTGGCCCGTCCGCCACGGCCGTCGCGATCGGGGAGCGGGCGGCCGAGCTGGTGCGCGGCTGA
- a CDS encoding M18 family aminopeptidase codes for MDDLAQDLADFIVASPTPYHAVAEAVRRLAAAGFVEQPEAGPWTDGPGGRYLVRDGTVLAWSVPEGATPGTPMRIFAAHTDSPTLKVKPNPDVGAGGWRQVAVEVYGGALWNSWLDRDLGLAGRLALYDGSTVLVDVHRPLLRVPQLAIHLDRGVNSEGLHLDAQHHLLPVWGLGAPAEGDLLEFLAGEAGVDADEIAAHDLVVHDVVPPARLGEEEELLAAPRLDNLASVHAGIGALLAAAGTPGVVPVFVGFDHEEIGSGSATGASGPLLETVLTRLAGGFDARGAAFATSRCLSVDVTHAAHPNYLGHHDPGHRSVPNLGPALKVNANQRYATDAPGAAAWRRACRDAGVPTQVFVGKNTVPCGTTVGPLLATRLGIRTVDVGIPVLSMHSARELCGVRDPAFLAAAATTFLTDLQP; via the coding sequence GTGGACGATCTCGCGCAGGATCTCGCCGACTTCATCGTCGCGTCGCCGACGCCGTACCACGCGGTCGCGGAGGCGGTCCGGCGTCTGGCGGCGGCCGGTTTCGTCGAACAGCCGGAGGCCGGGCCGTGGACCGACGGCCCGGGCGGGCGCTACCTCGTCCGCGACGGCACGGTGCTCGCCTGGTCGGTGCCCGAGGGCGCGACGCCCGGCACGCCGATGCGGATCTTCGCCGCGCACACCGACTCGCCGACGCTGAAGGTCAAGCCGAACCCGGACGTCGGCGCGGGCGGGTGGCGGCAGGTGGCCGTCGAGGTCTACGGCGGGGCGCTGTGGAACTCCTGGCTCGACCGCGACCTCGGCCTCGCCGGGCGCCTCGCCCTCTACGACGGCTCGACGGTGCTCGTCGACGTCCACCGCCCGCTGCTGCGCGTCCCGCAGCTCGCGATCCACCTCGACCGCGGCGTCAACTCCGAGGGCCTGCACCTCGACGCCCAGCACCACCTGCTGCCGGTCTGGGGACTCGGCGCCCCCGCCGAGGGCGACCTGCTGGAGTTCCTGGCCGGGGAGGCGGGCGTCGACGCCGACGAGATCGCGGCGCACGACCTCGTCGTCCACGACGTCGTCCCGCCCGCCCGCCTGGGCGAGGAGGAGGAGCTGCTCGCCGCCCCGCGCCTGGACAACCTCGCCTCCGTGCACGCCGGCATCGGCGCGCTGCTCGCCGCGGCCGGCACGCCCGGGGTCGTCCCGGTGTTCGTCGGGTTCGATCACGAGGAGATCGGGAGCGGCTCGGCGACCGGAGCGTCCGGGCCCCTGCTGGAGACGGTGCTGACGCGCCTCGCCGGCGGGTTCGACGCCCGGGGCGCGGCCTTCGCGACCTCCCGCTGCCTGTCGGTGGACGTGACCCACGCGGCCCACCCGAACTACCTCGGCCACCACGACCCCGGGCACCGCAGCGTGCCGAACCTGGGCCCGGCGCTGAAGGTCAACGCCAACCAGCGCTACGCCACCGACGCCCCGGGCGCGGCGGCGTGGCGGCGGGCGTGCCGCGACGCGGGCGTCCCGACGCAGGTGTTCGTCGGGAAGAACACGGTCCCGTGCGGCACGACCGTCGGCCCGCTCCTCGCGACGCGGCTGGGCATCCGGACCGTCGACGTCGGCATCCCCGTGCTGTCGATGCACTCCGCGCGCGAGCTGTGCGGGGTGCGCGACCCGGCGTTCCTGGCCGCCGCGGCGACCACCTTCCTCACCGATCTGCAACCCTGA
- a CDS encoding SRPBCC domain-containing protein — MSDRIEREIHVDAPIERVFALVSEPGWWIEDGPERTVTREGELTLVELPTHGMTFPVLPVSQDPPRYASFRSAYPGMEAVVGTSTLVEFTLTAQDGGTLVRVVESGYDALTVPCDTAGSTEGWEQELRAAKQRAERVPA, encoded by the coding sequence ATGAGCGACCGCATCGAGCGCGAGATCCACGTGGACGCCCCCATCGAGCGGGTGTTCGCGCTGGTCAGCGAACCGGGGTGGTGGATAGAGGACGGCCCGGAGCGCACCGTGACCCGCGAGGGCGAGCTGACGCTCGTCGAGCTCCCCACGCACGGGATGACCTTCCCCGTCCTGCCGGTCAGCCAGGACCCGCCCCGCTACGCCTCGTTCCGCTCGGCGTACCCCGGGATGGAGGCGGTGGTGGGCACCTCGACGCTCGTGGAGTTCACGCTGACCGCGCAGGACGGGGGAACGCTGGTGCGCGTCGTCGAGAGCGGCTACGACGCGCTGACCGTGCCCTGCGACACCGCCGGCAGCACCGAGGGCTGGGAGCAGGAGCTGCGGGCGGCGAAGCAGCGGGCGGAGCGCGTCCCGGCATGA
- a CDS encoding ArsR/SmtB family transcription factor: MIDEQVGDVLTALADPTRRLLLDALADAGRASATVLATGLPVSRQAVVKHLQVLEAAGLVTGARAGREVRYVVRPDPLDATADWLASRSAAWDRRLRSLKRAAEAPPASP, from the coding sequence ATGATCGACGAGCAGGTCGGCGACGTCCTCACCGCGCTCGCCGACCCCACCCGCCGGCTGCTGCTCGACGCCCTCGCGGACGCCGGGCGGGCCAGCGCCACCGTGCTCGCGACGGGTCTGCCGGTGTCGCGGCAGGCCGTCGTCAAGCACCTGCAGGTGCTGGAGGCGGCCGGGTTGGTGACGGGCGCCCGCGCCGGCCGGGAGGTGCGCTACGTCGTGCGCCCGGACCCCCTCGACGCCACCGCCGACTGGCTGGCGTCCCGCTCCGCCGCATGGGACCGCAGGCTCCGCTCGCTGAAGCGGGCCGCGGAGGCGCCACCCGCGTCGCCGTAG